A window from Enterocloster bolteae encodes these proteins:
- a CDS encoding sensor histidine kinase, whose amino-acid sequence MIKQLRRQLTALFTITTGLILTLVVIGILVISAREFNKKTLDSFQNQILNITSRLQSGSTVSCTWLSRLESDNRLIIHIEDNGRPLLYHGSWTPDTRRDTLIMRAREAAMAERIDPSSRPVSSSLLRSSVFTVTGDSNDTYLGSVLVLPTQTGFQSLTLLASKDSMGFGLFRQGILFLLLNLAGIAALMCVSWILVGKSLKPLAESQKQQNEFIAAASHELRAPLAVIRSSICAARTAPDQREKFMANIDRECSRMSCLVGDMLLLASADTGQWSLRTSSLDMDTLLISIYERFEPLYQDKGVCLKLDLPEASLPRIYGDENRLEQIFAVLLDNALRYTPKGRSVTVAASVQTDKHLLSRSRSIVCLTVSDQGSGMDDETKKHIFNRFYRGDSARSHKQNYGLGLSIAKELVQLHKGTISVSDSPDGGACFLVRLPAVPESHASSR is encoded by the coding sequence ATGATTAAGCAGCTCCGGCGGCAGCTTACCGCCCTTTTTACCATTACCACCGGACTGATTCTGACCCTGGTGGTCATCGGCATCCTGGTCATAAGCGCCAGGGAATTCAATAAAAAAACCCTGGACTCCTTTCAGAACCAAATCCTGAACATCACCTCACGGCTCCAGTCCGGCTCCACCGTCAGCTGTACCTGGCTGTCCAGGCTGGAAAGCGATAACCGCCTGATTATACATATCGAGGACAACGGCAGGCCTCTTCTCTACCACGGTTCCTGGACTCCGGACACCAGGCGGGACACCTTAATCATGCGGGCCAGGGAAGCTGCCATGGCCGAGCGCATTGACCCGTCATCAAGGCCGGTATCCTCATCTCTTCTCAGAAGCTCTGTATTTACAGTGACAGGAGACAGCAATGACACCTATCTGGGCAGCGTGCTTGTTCTTCCCACGCAGACAGGATTTCAGAGTCTTACACTGCTGGCCAGCAAGGACTCCATGGGATTCGGCCTGTTCCGTCAGGGTATCCTGTTCCTTCTTCTCAATCTGGCTGGTATCGCCGCGCTGATGTGCGTCAGCTGGATATTGGTGGGGAAGTCCTTAAAACCGTTGGCAGAAAGCCAGAAACAGCAGAATGAATTCATAGCGGCGGCATCCCATGAGCTGCGGGCTCCCCTTGCCGTCATCCGCTCCAGCATATGCGCTGCACGGACAGCTCCTGACCAGAGAGAAAAATTCATGGCTAATATAGACCGGGAATGTTCCCGCATGTCCTGTCTGGTGGGGGACATGCTGCTTCTGGCCTCGGCCGACACCGGACAGTGGAGTCTCAGGACCTCCTCCCTGGACATGGATACCCTTCTAATCAGTATCTACGAACGGTTTGAACCGCTGTACCAGGACAAGGGCGTCTGCCTGAAGCTGGACCTGCCCGAAGCCTCACTTCCCAGGATATACGGCGATGAAAACCGCCTGGAACAGATTTTTGCCGTCCTCCTGGACAATGCCCTGCGCTACACGCCAAAAGGACGCAGTGTCACTGTTGCCGCATCCGTACAGACAGATAAGCATCTGCTCTCCCGCAGCCGGAGCATAGTCTGCCTCACCGTGTCAGATCAGGGCAGCGGCATGGATGACGAGACCAAGAAGCATATATTTAACCGGTTCTACCGGGGAGACAGCGCCAGAAGCCACAAGCAGAATTACGGATTGGGGCTCAGTATTGCAAAGGAGCTGGTACAGCTCCACAAAGGCACCATAAGCGTGTCGGATTCACCGGACGGAGGCGCCTGTTTCCTGGTCCGTCTGCCCGCCGTACCCGAATCTCACGCTTCCAGCAGGTAA
- a CDS encoding Cof-type HAD-IIB family hydrolase, with protein MSHYELIGFDMDGTILNSQKTISHRTLEAVNRAARMGKRVILSTGRCISELEEFRDVLANVSHYVCESGALIYDAVNQSILHSETLPRDLVEQVLETAAHEDVMVYMMSGGQALANASQVADTSHYHMGVYQEMMDRVVNKTDDIGALYRKHPFPVEKLNLFSASADIRERLHSRICGLPLAIAFAEGASLELSPRNVSKASGLVWLCGHLDIPLHKTIIVGDADNDAQVLRIAGLSVAMGNALPHIKELCDVVVADNDHDGCAEAVDRYLLEA; from the coding sequence ATGAGTCACTATGAATTAATTGGTTTTGATATGGACGGCACCATACTGAACAGCCAAAAGACCATATCACACCGTACGCTTGAAGCCGTAAACCGCGCCGCCCGTATGGGAAAACGCGTCATATTATCCACCGGCCGCTGTATCAGCGAGCTGGAGGAATTCAGGGATGTCCTTGCCAATGTCAGCCACTATGTATGCGAAAGCGGCGCCCTGATTTACGACGCGGTGAACCAGAGCATCCTCCATTCAGAGACCCTGCCCCGGGATTTGGTGGAACAGGTTCTTGAAACAGCTGCCCATGAGGATGTGATGGTATACATGATGAGCGGCGGACAGGCTCTGGCAAACGCAAGCCAGGTGGCGGATACCAGCCATTACCATATGGGCGTCTACCAGGAGATGATGGACCGGGTAGTGAATAAGACGGATGACATTGGGGCCCTTTACAGGAAACATCCCTTCCCGGTGGAGAAGCTGAACCTGTTTTCCGCCTCCGCTGACATCCGGGAACGGCTTCATTCCAGGATATGCGGGCTTCCCCTTGCTATTGCCTTTGCGGAAGGCGCTTCCCTGGAGCTGTCCCCCCGTAATGTCAGTAAGGCCAGCGGCCTGGTGTGGCTGTGCGGACATCTGGACATACCGCTTCATAAGACCATCATTGTGGGAGATGCCGATAATGACGCCCAGGTGCTTCGGATTGCCGGTCTCTCTGTTGCCATGGGCAATGCCCTGCCGCACATAAAGGAACTGTGCGATGTGGTGGTGGCTGACAATGACCACGACGGCTGCGCCGAGGCAGTGGACCGTTACCTGCTGGAAGCGTGA
- a CDS encoding alpha-amylase family protein produces the protein MKRDNIYRKRLDKHMDELKWLYMELYNSQDMFDGLLKGMEGFYKERAGCLRALDAAREEDPCWYRKSSMLGMMMYADHFAGSLKGVEGKLDYIAQCHVNYLHLMPLLDTPRGRSDGGYAVSDFRKVREDLGTMEDLEQLAHECHDRGISLCLDFVMNHTSEDHGWAKRARAGEKEYQDRYFFFDSWTVPSMFEETVPQVFPATAPGNFTCLPETGQYVMTTFYPYQWDLNYRNPVVFNEMMFNFLYLANRGVDVLRIDAVPYIWKELGTDCRNLPRVHTIVRMMRVIGEIVCPGILLLGEVVMEPEKVAPYFGTVEKPECHMLYNVTTMAAIWNTAATKDVRLLKSQMETVSSLPSACTFLNYLRCHDDIGWGLDYPLLERWGMRQVPHKKFLNDFFTGRIPESFSRGVLYNDDPATGDARFCGTTASMCGVEKAGFCHDRQAMEEAVRLDTMLHAFMLFQSGIPVLYSGDEVGQVNDYTYKDNPEKAPDSRYIHRGEFQWDLVERINEPETVQNRIFHNLEQLEAIRAGEPLLDAGCPFRTLETWDNSVLGMVRQDGRGKKLIGLFNFSGERRTAWVDERDGMYGDMVTGDLMEASGVSLPGYGFLWMKRQCG, from the coding sequence ATGAAGCGCGATAACATCTACAGAAAACGTCTGGATAAGCATATGGACGAACTGAAATGGCTGTATATGGAGCTCTACAACAGTCAGGATATGTTTGACGGGCTGTTAAAGGGAATGGAAGGGTTTTACAAGGAGCGCGCAGGGTGTCTCAGAGCGCTGGACGCTGCCAGAGAGGAGGACCCGTGCTGGTACAGAAAGAGCTCCATGCTGGGCATGATGATGTACGCGGATCATTTTGCCGGCAGCCTGAAGGGCGTGGAAGGCAAGCTGGATTATATTGCTCAGTGCCATGTGAATTATCTCCACCTGATGCCTCTTTTAGATACCCCCAGGGGGCGTTCGGACGGAGGTTATGCCGTATCTGACTTCAGAAAGGTGAGGGAGGATTTGGGAACCATGGAGGACCTGGAGCAGCTGGCCCATGAATGCCACGACAGAGGCATCAGCCTTTGCCTGGATTTTGTGATGAACCATACGTCGGAGGATCATGGGTGGGCGAAAAGGGCAAGGGCAGGGGAAAAGGAATATCAGGACAGATATTTTTTCTTTGACAGCTGGACGGTTCCCTCTATGTTTGAGGAGACGGTGCCCCAGGTATTTCCCGCCACGGCGCCGGGAAACTTCACTTGTCTGCCTGAAACAGGGCAGTATGTGATGACCACCTTTTATCCTTATCAGTGGGACCTGAATTACAGAAATCCTGTTGTCTTTAATGAGATGATGTTCAATTTTCTTTACCTGGCAAACCGCGGGGTGGATGTGCTGAGGATTGACGCGGTTCCCTATATATGGAAGGAATTGGGGACGGACTGCCGCAATCTTCCCAGGGTCCACACCATTGTCAGGATGATGCGCGTGATTGGCGAAATCGTGTGTCCCGGTATCCTGCTGCTGGGGGAGGTGGTCATGGAGCCGGAGAAGGTGGCTCCTTATTTCGGAACCGTGGAAAAGCCGGAATGTCATATGCTCTACAATGTGACCACCATGGCGGCCATCTGGAACACGGCAGCCACAAAGGATGTAAGGCTCTTAAAAAGCCAGATGGAGACGGTCAGTTCCCTGCCCTCTGCCTGTACCTTCCTCAATTATCTGCGGTGTCACGATGATATAGGCTGGGGACTGGATTATCCTCTTTTGGAAAGGTGGGGGATGAGGCAGGTTCCCCATAAGAAATTTCTGAATGATTTCTTTACAGGAAGGATACCGGAGAGTTTCAGCCGGGGCGTCCTGTACAATGACGACCCGGCCACGGGCGACGCCCGGTTCTGCGGAACCACCGCCTCCATGTGCGGTGTGGAAAAAGCAGGATTCTGCCATGACAGGCAGGCCATGGAGGAGGCTGTCAGGCTGGATACCATGCTCCACGCGTTCATGCTGTTTCAGTCGGGCATCCCTGTGCTTTACAGCGGGGACGAGGTGGGACAGGTCAATGACTACACCTATAAGGACAATCCCGAAAAGGCACCGGACTCCCGGTATATACACAGGGGAGAATTTCAATGGGATCTGGTGGAACGGATAAATGAACCAGAAACAGTCCAGAATCGTATTTTCCATAATCTGGAACAATTGGAGGCCATACGGGCCGGGGAACCCCTATTGGATGCCGGGTGTCCTTTCCGCACCTTGGAGACTTGGGACAACTCTGTCCTGGGTATGGTAAGGCAGGACGGCAGAGGCAAAAAACTCATCGGTCTCTTTAATTTCAGCGGCGAACGCCGTACTGCGTGGGTTGATGAAAGGGACGGAATGTATGGGGATATGGTTACAGGAGATCTCATGGAAGCATCCGGTGTCAGTCTGCCTGGTTACGGATTTCTGTGGATGAAGCGTCAGTGCGGATGA
- a CDS encoding alpha-galactosidase: MAIQYQENGRIFTLHTDHSTYQMKADSYGNLLHLYYGDRTEGSMEYLLTFGDRGFSPNPYEAGDDRTYSLDALPQEYPYQGSGDFRSPALAVEQADKSYGLNLRYGGYEISKGKYSLPGLPSMYGEGLEDAESLKIHLTDQVSGLAVTLLYGVFPGYDIITRAVCVKNEGNGPAALKRVYSACLDFLHGEYDLIQFYGRHAMERNFQRTALCHGAQVIGSRRGTSSHQYNPFLILAGRETTENHGPCYSMSFVYSGAFKAEAETDQYGQTRMSMGLQDEMFSYELKPGEIFFGPEVIMGYSSHGLGTLSRSIHKAMRRSLCRGKYKTIPRPVLINNWEATYFDFTGEKILDIARQAKELGVEMMVLDDGWFGKRDSDCSGLGDWQVNVKKLGGSLGSLVSRINGLGMKFGIWMEPEMVSEDSSLYREHPDWAFAVPGRKPVRGRSQLVLDFSRKEVADYIFDSICRVLDSAHIEYLKWDMNRSIADVYSAAGKMAGGDSPGSILYRYMLGLYDFLERLTKRYPDLLIEGCSGGGGRFDAGMLYYTPQIWCSDNTDAVDRIRIQYGTSFGYPISAVGSHVSAVPNHQTGRITPMKTRGVVAMAGSFGYELNLSAISEEDKNCVREQIDAYHKYWHLIHDGAYYRLTNPFEDREAAAWLFVSEDKGEALLNTVALETHGNPLSLYIPMEGLDPEAMYRDEDTGTEYPGAGLMSAGIPIPSGTGEYQAFQVHLRRI; the protein is encoded by the coding sequence ATGGCAATACAGTATCAGGAAAATGGAAGGATATTCACCCTTCACACGGACCACTCCACATATCAGATGAAGGCAGATTCCTATGGGAATCTGCTTCACCTGTACTACGGGGACAGGACAGAGGGCTCCATGGAATATCTGCTTACCTTTGGGGACCGGGGGTTCTCACCCAATCCATATGAGGCAGGTGATGACAGAACCTATTCCCTGGACGCCCTTCCCCAGGAATATCCATATCAGGGCTCAGGGGACTTCAGAAGCCCTGCCCTTGCAGTGGAACAGGCTGACAAATCCTATGGGCTGAATCTGCGCTATGGAGGATATGAAATAAGCAAAGGGAAATACAGCCTTCCAGGCCTTCCTTCTATGTATGGGGAGGGCCTGGAGGACGCAGAGAGCCTTAAGATACACCTGACAGACCAGGTCAGCGGACTGGCGGTTACGTTGCTCTACGGCGTATTCCCCGGATACGACATTATTACCAGGGCAGTCTGTGTGAAAAATGAAGGGAATGGCCCGGCAGCCCTGAAACGGGTATACAGTGCATGTCTGGACTTCCTTCACGGGGAATACGATCTGATTCAGTTTTACGGACGCCACGCAATGGAGCGCAATTTCCAGAGAACCGCCCTGTGCCACGGCGCCCAGGTCATAGGAAGCCGCAGAGGGACTTCCAGCCACCAGTATAATCCATTTCTGATACTGGCAGGACGGGAGACAACCGAAAACCATGGCCCCTGTTACAGCATGTCCTTTGTGTACAGCGGGGCCTTTAAGGCAGAGGCGGAGACGGACCAGTACGGTCAGACCAGGATGTCTATGGGGCTTCAGGATGAGATGTTTTCCTATGAGCTTAAACCTGGGGAGATTTTCTTTGGGCCTGAGGTTATCATGGGGTACAGCAGCCATGGGCTGGGTACATTGTCGCGCAGCATCCATAAGGCCATGCGCCGCAGCCTTTGCAGGGGAAAGTACAAGACCATTCCCCGGCCTGTGCTGATCAACAACTGGGAAGCCACCTACTTTGATTTTACCGGGGAAAAGATACTGGACATCGCAAGACAGGCAAAGGAACTGGGCGTGGAAATGATGGTGCTGGACGACGGATGGTTCGGAAAGCGGGATTCGGATTGCTCCGGTCTGGGAGACTGGCAGGTAAACGTAAAAAAGCTGGGCGGTTCCCTGGGCAGCCTGGTTAGCCGGATTAACGGCCTGGGAATGAAATTCGGAATCTGGATGGAGCCGGAGATGGTGTCTGAGGACAGCAGTCTTTACAGGGAACATCCGGACTGGGCCTTTGCTGTGCCCGGAAGAAAGCCGGTCCGGGGCAGAAGCCAGCTGGTGCTGGATTTTTCAAGAAAAGAGGTGGCGGATTATATTTTTGACAGTATCTGCCGGGTCCTTGACAGCGCCCATATAGAGTATCTGAAATGGGATATGAACCGCAGCATAGCGGACGTATATTCCGCGGCAGGTAAAATGGCGGGTGGAGACAGTCCGGGCAGTATTTTGTACCGGTATATGCTGGGACTCTATGACTTCCTGGAGCGTCTGACAAAGCGCTATCCGGACCTTCTGATTGAGGGGTGCAGCGGCGGCGGCGGGCGTTTTGACGCAGGCATGCTGTATTACACGCCCCAAATCTGGTGCAGTGACAACACCGATGCGGTGGACCGCATCCGGATTCAGTACGGAACTTCCTTTGGCTACCCAATCAGCGCAGTGGGTTCCCATGTATCAGCAGTGCCAAACCACCAGACAGGCAGAATTACGCCCATGAAAACCAGGGGAGTGGTTGCCATGGCGGGAAGTTTTGGATATGAGCTGAATTTAAGCGCCATATCGGAAGAAGACAAGAATTGCGTGAGGGAGCAGATAGACGCGTACCATAAATACTGGCATCTGATTCATGACGGGGCGTATTACCGGCTGACGAATCCCTTTGAGGACAGGGAAGCGGCCGCATGGCTCTTTGTGAGTGAGGATAAGGGGGAGGCGCTGTTAAATACAGTTGCTCTGGAGACCCACGGCAATCCGCTGTCATTGTATATTCCTATGGAGGGGCTGGATCCCGAGGCCATGTACAGGGATGAGGATACAGGGACCGAATATCCGGGAGCAGGCCTTATGTCGGCCGGAATCCCCATTCCGTCCGGGACAGGGGAATACCAGGCGTTCCAGGTACATTTAAGGAGGATATGA
- a CDS encoding carbohydrate ABC transporter permease: MKSLETNRSINTALVYAALGAGALLMIFPFIWMVFTSFKSAGESVQIPPTILPKQWMKENYLRAIASLPFMKLYVNTALLILFRVLCAVAFSSAAGFAFAKLKFRGKNLLFSLVIVQMMLPSQIFIIPQYQMLARMGLTNSMFALVFPGLVSAFGTFFLRQAYMGIPDELGEAAYLDGCTKWQTFTKVMMPLTKASMAALTIFTAVFAYADLMWPLIANTDLNMMTLSAGLSTLRGQFTTNYPVLMAGSVLAMVPMVILYLVFQKQFIEGIAMTGGK; this comes from the coding sequence ATGAAATCATTGGAGACAAACCGCAGTATTAATACCGCCCTTGTGTATGCGGCCCTGGGAGCGGGAGCCCTGCTTATGATATTCCCGTTTATATGGATGGTGTTCACCAGCTTTAAGTCGGCAGGGGAGAGCGTACAGATTCCGCCGACCATCCTGCCGAAGCAGTGGATGAAGGAGAACTACCTGCGAGCCATCGCCTCCCTGCCCTTTATGAAATTGTATGTGAATACGGCGCTGCTGATTCTGTTTCGGGTGCTCTGCGCGGTGGCGTTTTCCTCAGCAGCCGGGTTCGCATTTGCAAAGCTTAAATTCAGGGGAAAGAATCTTTTGTTCTCCCTGGTGATTGTACAGATGATGCTGCCGTCCCAGATATTTATTATTCCCCAGTACCAGATGTTAGCCAGAATGGGACTGACAAACAGCATGTTTGCGCTGGTATTTCCGGGGTTAGTCAGCGCGTTCGGCACCTTTTTCCTCAGGCAGGCTTACATGGGCATTCCGGATGAGCTGGGGGAGGCCGCATACCTGGACGGCTGCACCAAGTGGCAGACCTTTACCAAGGTCATGATGCCTCTGACCAAGGCCAGCATGGCTGCCCTTACCATCTTCACTGCAGTGTTCGCTTATGCAGATCTGATGTGGCCTCTGATTGCCAACACGGATCTGAACATGATGACCTTGTCTGCCGGTCTTTCTACCCTGAGAGGGCAGTTCACCACCAATTATCCGGTGCTGATGGCAGGCTCTGTCCTGGCTATGGTTCCCATGGTGATTCTGTATCTGGTATTCCAGAAGCAGTTTATAGAAGGAATTGCAATGACAGGCGGAAAATAG
- a CDS encoding carbohydrate ABC transporter permease → MGKKQYLTEDAKWGYLLIAPTIIGLIVLNVYPFLQTLVLSFSTTHPFGYYEVSGVENYVQMFGNKEFWKATWNSIYFCILTVPLGIFLSLLTAVLLNAKIRAKAAFRAIYFLPMVVAPAAIAMVWKWIFNAEYGIINQIIGSRINWLTNPKLVLPACAVVAVWSAVGYDAVLLLSGIQNISKSYYEAASLDGASKIQQFFKITLPMVSPTLFVVLIMRLMASLKVYDLIYMMVDQTNPALTNAQSLMYLFYRESFVAGNRGYASAIVVWTVLLIGAVTALQFWGQKKWVNYEV, encoded by the coding sequence ATGGGTAAGAAACAATATTTGACAGAGGATGCAAAATGGGGCTATCTGCTCATTGCCCCTACGATAATAGGTCTGATTGTGCTGAACGTGTATCCGTTCCTGCAGACCCTGGTACTGAGCTTTTCCACCACCCATCCCTTTGGGTACTATGAGGTCAGCGGAGTGGAAAATTATGTGCAGATGTTTGGGAACAAGGAGTTTTGGAAGGCCACCTGGAATTCCATTTACTTCTGTATTCTGACCGTGCCCCTGGGAATTTTCCTTTCCCTGCTGACCGCTGTGCTGCTCAATGCGAAGATTCGGGCAAAGGCTGCTTTCAGAGCCATTTATTTCCTGCCCATGGTGGTTGCGCCGGCAGCCATAGCCATGGTGTGGAAATGGATTTTCAACGCAGAGTACGGCATTATCAACCAGATCATCGGAAGCAGGATAAACTGGCTGACCAACCCCAAGCTGGTGCTTCCGGCCTGTGCGGTGGTGGCAGTCTGGAGCGCCGTGGGATATGACGCGGTTCTGCTGCTGTCAGGAATACAGAACATATCAAAGAGCTACTATGAGGCCGCCAGCCTGGACGGGGCTTCCAAAATACAGCAGTTTTTTAAGATTACGCTTCCCATGGTGTCGCCCACCCTCTTTGTGGTGTTAATCATGCGGCTCATGGCATCCCTTAAGGTGTACGACCTGATTTACATGATGGTGGACCAGACCAATCCGGCCCTTACAAACGCCCAGTCACTGATGTATCTCTTTTACCGTGAGTCCTTTGTGGCAGGAAACCGTGGGTATGCTTCCGCCATTGTTGTGTGGACCGTACTGCTTATAGGAGCCGTGACAGCTCTGCAGTTCTGGGGACAGAAGAAGTGGGTCAACTATGAAGTTTAG
- a CDS encoding ABC transporter substrate-binding protein — translation MLKTFRKGILTAAAAVLGAALLGGCGSGTRASDGLVHLNFQIWDNAQRGGMEAVARAYMDKNPEVEIQVQVTSWDEYWTKLDAAAESGQLPDIFWMHTNQILKYADYGKLEDVTDLYDDVEPDYYTSHFSDISLANARGSDGRMYGVPKDKDTVCLVYNKEMFDAAGVAYPDESWTWDDLTSASAQIYERTGKYGYMAYADEQLGYWNFVYQAGGYILNEDKTRAGFLDSGTRKAMEFYIGLQKEPWCPDQNYFAETAPGNAFMSEQGAMYLEGNWNLISFMENNKEMIGKWDVAVLPKCPDPVRGDGRATISNGLCYSTGAKGKKLEYARDFLKFAGSEEGQRVQGLSGAAIPAYKGLEDTWISAFDQYDYKLDVQKCVDMFPYGVQSVNNASRPNWKTQINDLLLKIYSGELSLDQGLEDMQKLVDEAKAP, via the coding sequence ATGCTTAAAACGTTCAGAAAGGGAATTCTCACAGCGGCCGCAGCCGTGCTGGGGGCAGCTTTGCTTGGAGGATGCGGCTCCGGAACAAGGGCCTCGGATGGATTGGTGCATCTGAACTTCCAGATTTGGGACAATGCCCAGAGAGGCGGTATGGAAGCAGTAGCCAGGGCTTATATGGATAAGAACCCGGAGGTGGAAATCCAGGTTCAGGTTACCAGCTGGGATGAGTACTGGACCAAGCTGGATGCGGCGGCAGAATCAGGACAGCTGCCGGACATCTTCTGGATGCACACCAATCAGATTCTTAAATATGCGGACTATGGAAAACTGGAGGATGTGACGGATTTATATGACGATGTGGAGCCGGATTATTATACCAGCCATTTTTCAGATATTTCGCTGGCAAATGCCAGGGGCTCCGACGGGCGGATGTATGGGGTTCCCAAGGATAAGGATACGGTCTGCCTGGTATATAACAAAGAGATGTTTGATGCGGCAGGGGTGGCTTACCCTGATGAGTCCTGGACGTGGGATGACCTTACATCGGCTTCGGCTCAGATTTATGAAAGAACCGGAAAATACGGATATATGGCATATGCGGATGAGCAGCTGGGATACTGGAATTTCGTATACCAGGCAGGAGGTTACATACTGAACGAGGATAAGACCAGGGCAGGGTTTCTGGATTCCGGCACAAGGAAGGCCATGGAATTTTATATCGGTCTTCAGAAGGAGCCGTGGTGCCCTGACCAGAACTATTTTGCTGAGACGGCTCCGGGCAACGCATTCATGTCAGAGCAGGGGGCCATGTACCTGGAGGGAAACTGGAACCTTATTTCCTTTATGGAGAATAACAAGGAGATGATCGGAAAATGGGATGTGGCCGTGCTTCCCAAGTGCCCGGACCCGGTCCGGGGAGACGGCAGAGCCACCATATCCAACGGCCTGTGTTATTCCACCGGAGCCAAGGGAAAGAAGCTGGAATATGCAAGGGATTTCCTGAAATTTGCAGGTTCCGAGGAAGGACAGAGGGTCCAGGGGCTGTCAGGCGCAGCCATACCGGCCTACAAGGGGCTGGAGGATACGTGGATAAGCGCCTTTGACCAATATGACTACAAATTGGATGTCCAAAAATGCGTGGATATGTTTCCTTATGGTGTACAGAGCGTCAACAATGCATCCAGACCCAACTGGAAAACCCAGATTAACGACCTGCTGTTAAAGATATACAGCGGTGAGCTGAGTCTGGACCAGGGACTGGAGGATATGCAGAAACTGGTGGATGAAGCAAAGGCGCCGTAA
- a CDS encoding AraC family transcriptional regulator translates to MSNVLFSIFPNERFVDLGLYQYGWEQCEPLHSYGPYARNHYLFHYCISGTGTLISTDSKGESHTYQIKSGEGFLIYPKQINTYFADKNHPWEYTWVEFDGLRVKEALELAGLTMDAPVYHSNARDLSLELKNEMLYIARHSDQSPFHLIGHLYLFLDYLTRSSASRRLLKTGRLQDFYIREATSFIEQNFQNDISVEDIAAFCNLNRSYFGKIFRDAVGKSPQEFLISYRMTKAAELLKLTELSINDISNAVGYPNQLHFSRAFKKTYGIPPRQWRQENKMAPAT, encoded by the coding sequence ATGAGCAATGTACTGTTTTCTATATTTCCCAACGAGCGCTTCGTGGATTTGGGGTTATATCAATACGGCTGGGAACAGTGTGAACCGCTGCACTCTTATGGTCCCTATGCCAGAAACCACTATCTGTTCCACTACTGCATATCCGGCACAGGCACCCTCATATCCACGGATTCCAAAGGGGAATCCCACACCTACCAGATTAAAAGCGGGGAAGGGTTCCTGATTTATCCCAAGCAGATCAACACCTACTTTGCGGACAAGAACCATCCATGGGAGTATACCTGGGTGGAATTTGACGGCCTCCGCGTTAAGGAAGCTCTGGAGCTGGCAGGACTGACCATGGATGCCCCTGTATACCATTCCAACGCCCGTGACCTAAGCCTGGAACTGAAAAATGAAATGCTCTACATTGCCAGGCACTCCGACCAGTCGCCCTTCCACCTGATTGGCCACCTTTATCTGTTCCTGGACTATCTGACCCGCTCCTCTGCCTCCCGCAGGCTGTTAAAGACAGGCCGTCTCCAGGACTTTTATATCCGTGAGGCCACATCCTTCATTGAGCAGAACTTCCAGAACGACATATCGGTGGAGGACATTGCCGCCTTCTGCAATCTGAACCGCAGCTACTTCGGCAAAATCTTCCGCGACGCAGTGGGTAAGAGTCCTCAGGAATTTCTTATCAGCTACCGCATGACCAAGGCCGCCGAACTGCTAAAGCTTACGGAGCTGAGCATAAACGACATCAGCAATGCTGTGGGTTATCCCAACCAGCTCCATTTTTCCCGCGCCTTTAAAAAAACATACGGCATCCCGCCCCGCCAGTGGCGCCAGGAAAACAAGATGGCTCCGGCCACCTAG